Proteins encoded in a region of the Nicotiana tomentosiformis chromosome 9, ASM39032v3, whole genome shotgun sequence genome:
- the LOC138898971 gene encoding uncharacterized protein, protein MALYEALYRRKCHSPIGWFEPGKARLLGTYLVPDAMEKVFGGVSPKKSVMRFWKNGKLSPRYIGPFEVLESCWMRIWLTKEELVAILDRQVLKLRSKVSASVKVQCRG, encoded by the exons atggctctgtatgaggcattatataggaGGAAGTGTCATTctccgattggttggtttgagcctggtaaGGCAAGGTTATTGGGAACATATTTGGTTCCTGATGCtatggagaag GTTTTTGGGGGAGTTTCGCCTAAAAAGAGCGTAATGAGATTTtggaagaatggcaagttgagccctcgatatattggtccatttgaggtgttagagagttg TTGGATGAGAATCTGGCTTACGAAAGAAGAGCTAGTGGCcatcttggataggcaggttctaAAGTTAAGATCAAAAGTGTcagcatcagtgaaggttcaatgcaGAGGTTAA